TCTATGAAAGTACCTGTCAGCGTGGTGAAATGGTGCCCAGTGGAGTTCGAACcgaaaatcaaagtttgtatcgtaccgtccctctcactctcgcattaaataatataagcgtcagcgggacggcaagatacgatgttcgaatttgcacttcgtagtataaggctAAGACTATCGCAACTTCGCATTCTCTCTAAATTCTTAGCCGTATCAGGTAAATTCGGTGAAATACGTCGTCCGAGTTCCACAGCCTCCATATAAGCCTGGGTCTACTTGCGCAAGAGCATTGCAGAGAAATCTAGTTTGTGCAATGCGCCCCCTGACGGTTGTCTAGTTCGAGGCAGCGGAACAAATTGTGTCTACGGGTTACTTGGGAAATTGTTGGCAATTgggacaattaaatagaacggTAGCCCGGTTTTTTGGtaattcttactaatattgtaaaaacGAATCTAGATAAAATtgggtatggagatagtttgacacCTGGAGAAGGACACAGTACAGcatttattccggaaaatttgtatagtttcCTCAGACGCATGATAAACGAATTagtatgattatgattatacaTGGTGGAATTTTGAACGTGATACATAATTAGTGTTTCAAGCTCAGttaatgcataataataataatgcatcaACTTATTTGTTGAAATGAGTCtgataaaattattgaaatggGTAATAAATCATGAACGATGTATGGAAACCGCATATTTCATCaggctaatttaaaaatataattaatgcaTTTTATTACTCAGCATTAACTATGAGCTCGAATTATTACTAATTAAACTAATTttgacgacgatgatgattgGTTTGTCATTATACATGTGACTCGAGCAGCTTATCTGTGACCAATTACTAGTCTGTTTCCCTCAGAACTAGGTCATAAATTGAACAGAGTACATATCGACGGTTAAAAAGGCTACTTGATTCAagcgccattttgaaaatacttaataaaaatttaagagtGACCCCAATCATACAGCGGCGtattttttgctaatttttgatacatataaaataaataaagtatgttTTTTACGAAGTTATATGTAACTTGAGCCATTTTGCACAATTCTCTGATCAGGGCAGAAAAATCTAAGTGCACAAATACGATTTATATGTTCAAAGCAAAATGGTTTAAGTTTATGTACACTTCTTTGATAGATCAaggataaatgatttaaatcgCTCACTAAGTAGAAACTGTTCAtggataaatgatttaaaacgCCTACCTAGTTGTAAACTGTTTATGGATAAATGAGTTAACCGCTCACCTAGTTGTAAACTGTTCAAGCAAAAATgactcaaattaaaataattaataataaattattttagtccCAAATACCTACCCGTGTTGATTTGAGTTCATTTGTATGTAATTTAAACGCCATTTTTATTGCTAGGTGAAAGAATAAATCGATTTTAGTACGatatttagtataaataataaactaatataaAGGAATCAAGcgacaaaaatactaaaaagtgGTCAAGGAAAATTAGCACAAGTCAAATTGTTTCATATACTAGTTCAGGTAAGATTGCTTCAAGTGGGAGAAATATTGTTGAAATGTTCAAGGCGAAATGATTTAAGTTGCATGCATTAAAAATTCTGGTTAAAGCAAATTGAATTAACAtcctatgtttaattttatatgatcAAGTAAAAAGAATTCAAATGTCGATGCCATTTGTTTCCATCCCAGGATAAAAAAACGGTATTTTTGTGGATCTATATACATGCTCtgaaaaaaacaaccaaattcGCTACACTTGAATCCCCGTAAACCGGAATGATGCCCAAATTTTCAATGGAGCCAAGCGCCAAATAATTGCTCAGATTTACCTCAAACCCGGCTCAAACGACGCGGAAATATTCACTGATTCCAATGATGTATATAACTCAATATCACCCAAAATGGCGCTTGAATCAATTAGCCTTTTAACCGTCGATATACTGACCGCAGGATGCACAGCATGCCCAGTCTTGTGAACGACCGCGTTGAAGCCATTGTGGTCGTCGGCGGAGTAAGCCACTGTACGTGTCGACCCGTCCGGCTCCACTAGCGAGTAACTGCCTGGAGAGTAACTTGATATTAAAACTAAGCCAGTAAAGATTAAATGCCAAGATGCAAGAAGTCTTCTTGGGTAAGAAAACAATTAAGATAAAgtcattattttaaacaaaatggcgTAAAGAAACTGTCTTTACAAATAACATTATCTTATTCTTacatgttaataaataatatatcaatTGTCGTTCCATCATAATTGTATCAAAAAGGTTACACACCTTTAACGACATCGCCGTCTCTTTCTTCCTGCTGCGATTTGATGTCCCCGGTGTGTGGATCTTTCACGCCGTAGTTGAATGCATATTTTGGGTAAGACTGTTGAgaattttaacataattattaatatatgaTACAGAGGGTTTCAAACAATATGAATAAGGACAAGGACATCCGAAACCACGCGACGTAATCAGGGGTTTATACTAATTGCTATAAAATTAAAGCTTCAAAATAGTTTGTCATTATTTCcatgtgtattttttaatttgggaCAGTAACCTCACGACCGACGCGTGCACTACAATCGCATGCAGAACCGCCGCGAGCCCATACCCTGCACACGGGAACGCGTCAGATACAGATAGCGATAGCGCCTTATGAGTGCGGCAACACTCGCCACACGCTCAGTGACGACCGGCGTGTGCAATACCGTCGCGTGCACACACATCACGTTCGGGAATGCGTACGACAACGCCACTAGTGTCTGAATATGACAGTATAATCTCGCAGTAACACTCACCACAGGTTCAGAGACGACCGGCGGGTGTATAACAAGCGCATGCAAACCGGCGCGTGCCCATAAACCTCGCCAGATAACGCGTACGATAACGTCACTAGTGTCTGAATGCGGCACCTTAGACTCAGCGACGATCAGCGCTTATAAATCTTACAACACAAGCACGTGTAGACCGGGACTTGCCCATACATTGCGTATGGTATCGCGACAGTATCCACTCACCACAGGTTCAGCAACGACCGACGCGTGCAAAACAGGCACGTGGAGACCGGCGCGTGTCCATACATTGTGTCTGGTAACGCACACAATAACACCACTAGTGTCTGAATATGGCAGTAATCTGGCAGTAACACTCACCACAGGCTCAGCGACGACCGGCGCGTGCACTACAGGCGCGTGTAACACCGGCGCGTGTCCATACAGCGAGCCCGGTAACGCGTACTGCGGGGCTGCCATACCGACACCCGCGCACGCTAGTACCACTAATATCTACAACACACACGAACAAAAAACTAAAGCGTACGACGttaaacatttaataaatactatactatactatactatactatactattcTAGACTGCGCATCTATCAAAGATATTTGAGGAAAAAATCCGCCAAAGCGTACAGTCgagaaaactgaatcacgtaccagggtggaatctttgtgttactaatgtcatgttgacatcccatacatcagGCAAGGAAATCATGTCAAGATTGATTAATATTAAGAAAGGTCCACCCTGGTACGACGTAACTCAGTTTCCTCGTAATTCCATTGATCAACGTTAAGATTGCTTGGGTTGGGGGAGATGCTTtatctttgatttttttttagattcgTAACTTAGTACATACGAGTACGTGTAGGTATGTTAAATTTTTCAACAGTAGTAAAAATCAATATAATGAAAATTACTATGGTGCTAAATATTTTCTATCAGatctagaaaacaaaataaaagaaaataatttcatggtgtaagtaagtaaaattacctATACCAAGAAAACTATTCAAAAAATACTAAGGTCCCAATTTGTGAATTACGACTACACTCAAAAGTTTAACACTTGACAAGAAAACTTGAAAAGTAGTCAGATAAACCAAAAATGAGCCTAAAAGCCAGCACTTTTAcgtgtatttaattaatgtattcaTTACTAATTAATTTACCCCAGAAAGTTTTATAAATCatctctgaaaaataaaaatacatctaccgtatttattagtttgaaaccagaaattaaatcaaaattcgAACTATTTACAAATGACAAATACTTAGCTACAATCAatctaaatcaaataaaaaaaaagaacatttcGCAACTTACCCACATGATGTCGCCGTAGCACTAGCTCTTAGCTCACACGACTCCCGGCTGCATGCGCTGACGCAGGCCGCTTATAAATAAAGGGCCCCTCCATACTGCCCCGCACAGATGCACCCGAATGCACACTTTCGACCAGGTGAATCAAACTTAGAGTATTAAGACAACTGGAGACGACAACTACATCAATTCGCTGTTCTTTTCGATCAGGCACCCTTATAGTATCGCcatgtccgtccatccatctgcgGTTTAGCCTAGAGATTGTCAGCGCTAAGAAAATCGTATTTTTGCATGtgtttacatatataaatatcaacTACGCGGACAAAGTTGTAAGAAGATGTAAGATACCCATCCTACACATAAAGTacgaatataatatttttctctttgtcgaatagatttttcaaaaaagatGTAATTAAAAGTGTCAATACTCTTGAAAATTTTGACAGCACATAACATAAACAGAATtacaaatatttcaaaatgataAAGTAATAGCATTAACTTCGTCTAGCTAGTCAACtctttttttcctttatctaTCTCAATATTGCGTGCATCTACAAAATTGGCGATAGTATCGTGTCGTCCGTtagacaactttgacatttgtaccCCATTTGCGATTGGTTTATGATTTAATGAGCCAATctcaagcaagactgtaatgtcaaacggacttcacaATACTAGCGCCTTCTAGCGCTAATCTACTTCgacaatacaaactgagacatggatgcacagaaaaaccagaaaaagagaccggcactgggaatcgagcccaggtcctcagcattccgcgctgcgtgctataacccctacaccactgctgctgcacgggatacccgtaaaagtaacaaatttggagttgaaataaaaaatgcaaaaagactccaaaaaaccaatcataatgctACTCTACTTGTCAGAAAACCCTCAAcatgttattattatgtagagttagaaataagTGCCTGTGACGCCTCCGGTTTTTATAGTGCTCTAAGGAATCGAATGATGATTCATATATTTAGTCAACGTCGAGGTAAActaaataatgatattttattgtaacactaagttttatttttagttgaaatgttaaaatatttcGCTCAAGCTGTACCTAGCCTAAAGGAAAAATGTCTATCGGACGCGATGGCTGAATGGCCTAATACGACCTTGGCTTTAATTCGACTATGACTACTCATCAAAAACATAGATGTGAAATGAGatctaaattcaatattatgatattatatGCCTTGGTTGTTGACTTCAATGACACAAGAAGTGAGATTTAAATGGGTGCTAAGTTCAATAGTCAgtcttgaaatttattaaaaacaacataaaatatttaatagcaacttaaaatatcatttcttcttataacttaggataatatattgaactCTAAGGTCTGACTTGACTAGTACTACATAGACTACCTAAATATTACCAGCCTCTACTTGTGAGATCCTGTAATGAGCTTTATTGTTACTATAAAATAAGCTTATTCTTTAATTTATAGCTGTATGTtctctgaaaataaataaataaagcgttttacACCGCATCTCATTTCGGTGTGCATCCCCGAAAGAAGATGCGGAATAAGTCTGTTATAATCATGCGGTTTTTGTGTGCAATCAAGGTTCTATATTCATAATTAAAAACTGAAGCAGTGATAGTGTGATAAGTGTGATAACCTCCTAAAACTAGGAATCCCAGATAATGGACCTGGAATTATGTCTAAGGGGGTGATTTCTATCTTTGTAGAGTAAAATACTACTAATGTGTAGAGTCTATACCTTATTAGTATTTTACTTCTAAGATCTATACATAGGTACTATAGACCGaacaaaaactttaatttatgaaCCCGTGAGCGTTTAATGAGATTTATGTATTACGGAAATTTGTAATTCAAATTCACCAAAGCAAAAAAATGACCATTAGCGCGCGTTTAAAACAGCaccaaatttttaaatttggatgTAGTAAATCTGGTTTAAAGTTTTTCTTACTTCGTATAAAATTCAACAGTTTAGAGAATATATTTTTCCAAGCCCAGTCCTAATTTTCGCAACTTGACCGACTCACATGGTTTACGAAACCTGAATAGGGTACACTGGTACCCAATAGTGTCCTTTAGAAAGTAGTCAATTTGCTATACAGCTTGGCTTGTTGACacagtttgagtttgagttagTTCAAAAGGAACATTAAATTGTCTTTCGATCATAACAATATCTGACATCGTCATAACTCTTTAACATGACGTTATCTATCTAAATTATTTACGCCATTTAGAATATAGAGGTAATAAATGCTGCAAAATTGAGAATAATTGCGTCCAAAATACCTTTCCGAGGTATGATTACCGCGCACCGAAGGAACTGGAGGACTATGGGGGAGGCCgaagtccaacagtggacgtcctacggctgatatgatgatgatgatgaaccacaagccaaagatatttttagtaaaactaacttttagtttcaattttcgattttttaagttaataaatAGGACATTAGGTACtgccgaggccgggaaaaagcaattcgtggatgagtagtTTGAGGGACGAAGCGTAGCTGAGTACatcaataaatacgaatccacgaattgccaTTTCCGTTGAGGCATGTATACGAgtagtgcttttctccaatatttAATGCGAGGGAATAAggcaaaattattaaaatatgaaattaaatgcTTTAAAAAATTGCCCTTATACTTCCcgcgatccttgttttttttaaagtacacggCACGACTCTTAATGCCATtacattagaaataataatgtgattaaaaatatgtattatataaaaaaaatataaagttaaacgCAAATGAAGCTTTGTATCACTAAATTACGACTTAAAGTGCTACTAACTACTGAACGCTTTTTAGTTAATTCCGCCATTTTCTTTTGTTGCCAGTTTTTCGGTTTCATTGTGCTTgaactgtactttttaaaagtCATTTTTAAAGACGCTGTTTCTTCCGAAATTTAATCTCAGACTAGGACTTAAAAAGATTTGATAAAGACTTTGATCGTCAGGCTGTTTAGATTGACTTACCATAGTCAAAATgtgaatttaaaaactaaaaaactgtatggTAATCATATGGTAATGGAATTGCATacattttcaagtgttttttttttatttgtggcagtCTATAACTCTATAGGGAAGAACTTCGTGTTCTATGTTTGCGACAGTTAGGCGGACAACATTCCAAGCATAGCTATTGGAGAAAAGTCAATTTTTATAATAACTCTATTCACACTCCACAGTTTTAAATCAGAGAAACACAAAGCTATAGAACGTAAATCTGCATATTTCATGTTTCCCTCGTTTTGGAATTCCCAGTGCACTATGTGGATGCACTCAAGACGTAAGGCTCAACCTAAATTCGTGGCTGGATCAACCAGTATTAGAGCCAGCTTTGCAAAGCCGTGCTACTGTTGTTCGTTGTTATGTTTGGCATCATAAAATACGGTCTGTTAAAATAACTTATGAGGCTGTTTCCTGGAATTGAATTTATTGAAATCGAAGCTTTGTAAAGTATCAAATGGTTTATTTTCGAAAGCGATTCACGCAATCACACATTATTCTTAATACGAGTTCAAAAAATAacgttaaaattttataaaccgTAAGTAATCTATAACATTAAAGCCCCTTGGCTGCGAGGACGGAGCTGGCATTCTGTGAAGAATACCATTACCATTGGATAGGCTACCATTGCGACCGACAATCACACGAATTCAGGACATCTTCAAACACACCAACAGAACATTCTTAACCacgattaaatgtaattttatataGGTAGAGCTCGGAAATGCTTTCCATTCATTAGTAtcgataaatgtgatgccgtctctgtttgttttgttcgaatagacggagacggcatcacatttgtccgtcagttaaaattaatcaataggtgGTGGAACAGTCCCTAAAAGGATACATATTTTCTTCACTGTCAATATCATTCACTGTTTTTAAGTTCCGATCAGGCCCCACATTTATTGTTGCTTGGTGCCCACGAGCCTTGGCTTGCTATAAGACAGCTGTGGCTGTTATTCAATACCTATGTCAAATAGCATTCTAGGAAAGTAAATGGCTGCTGTTATTCCTATCCtgctattattaaattatcgacAATGGATGTTGATAATGTTAGGTAATATCTACTCGTATTTATGGGTTATGGCAATCTGTCTTGTAAGTTAAAGGAGTTATGTCACATCTAATATTATACATTGTAGGAGGACTGCCGATTGCAACACTGCTTCCTACATGGCGATCGACATGATAAATTGCTAAATCAAGTACAAGTGGTAGGACtttatgcaaggtccgcccggattgctaccaccatcttgctcgctaatcctgccgtgaagcagcagtgcttgcactgttgtgtttcggcgtggagagtaagacagccggtgaaataactggcacgtgaggtatcccatcttaggtatctaggttggcaacgcgtctgcaatacccctggtgttgcagatgtttatgggcggtggtggtctgttaccatcaggagacccacttgctcgtttgccatccagtagaataaaaaaaaagtatttaagattcaatatgtatataaacaaatattattatgggacacttcacaccaattgacccagtcccaaaataactaaagcttgtgttatgagtacctactaggcaacggattaagatacctacttaaatatacatTAAACATCCTAGACTCGAGAACTATCattagtatttttatacaaatatctgcctcgaccaGGGATCAAACCAGGGACCTCAAGATTCGAGATTCAAGATTCCGATATTCGGTATTCCGATATTGATAATCGGAAcactgtacttcgggccaataacatttcatgtttttcattcttcggagttaTAAGAAtaggatattaaaaaaatcgatactttgaaattcggaaaaataaatttcgtgtttttttgtaatcggaattatattatgtcttaggaattgtgaaaatcggagttttgaaaatcggaattagcaaattcggaataaaatatttcagtatATTTGGGTGTTCCCGAGAGGAATCACTTAAgtctgcggctccactgaggaaTCACTTAACTCCTTACACCGCTCTGCTCCACACAGCTCCGCTCATCTCCGCCTcggtggagccgcagcctaagATGGCATTTCAGAGACTCTTTTGCATTATGATATTTAGGTACACCTAAAAGCAATGCATTAAAGATGTGTTATTGATTTTACCTGCTGTAATAAAGCAATTGGATTACGAAAAGATTTaagattcaattaaaaacataaactcCAAACATGCAGTAGTTGGCAATAAAATTTCAACAACTTTTCCTTACGTCTATGTCAaccattttttaataaaattacttcgCTGTCGCTAACTGGGGCTGCTGAAGCTGTTGGTCTAGTATTCGACTATGGCATTCGATTTCGCGATTTTCATTGCATTGCGGCCTTGATTATTATTGACGTTCGCGTctaaagaagtttttttttggattatttttttcatactatttttgcTGCATgactaaattaaatacttatgttTTGTTGACTGTGATTGTATTATCATGCAATTTGTATAAATGTCCATACAAAGtgttaacttgcaagattttactaCCCAGTGCGGGACGGACAAGTAAAAGAGATGGGGCTTGTAAAAATTGCGAGCTAAATTACGAatcttactttttattattGACCAACATAGGTTCATAGTTTTTCGTTCAAGTAATATGTTgttttatattagttttatcaatgtaACGTGAATACTTAACAATAATCTAGAATATCTAGCAAAGATAAAGTTTACTACGTTATTAAATGTAATATCAACATTATGGCGTTTTATCCAACCCAGCAATGTAAACCTACCTGCACTTTATCCTCGCCGACTGGTTGTAGAGCTACAATGTACAAGAAAAATGTAAACCGATTACCATTTCAGGTTTAATAGAACCAATAAATCGGAATGCCATGCCATGAGAATGTATGAAGTGAACCATACACTAAATCATGACTATATTTAAGCATATAGGTATAAGGAATAATTAGTCGATAAATGGCAGTTAATTAGAACGTATTATAATGAATTTGGAGATTTTATATGGAAAAGATCCCAGACAACatatttgtataattattttgttgataaTAATTACTCATGATTATTCTCATGTTCCCCtttgtagtaagtaagtatgttacACTAACCCATTTTGTCAATCTCGTACAAAGTGAGCGCTAGGTATTTCCATCTCAGTCTTACTTATAACCGCGTCCTTTAGGTTGACCGACGTTggaactataaaataaaatgattcatCAACAGGATAAACATTGGAGATATCTAGGTTCTCAAGCACCTATGTGTACAATGGTAAGTGTCCAAGATTGAAAAATTGGTTAATTCGGCTAACAACAAAAGTATGGGCAATATGtagataattatgtatttaaatagtaGGTTTCCGGCATCTGTCTCACCCCAAAGTCTAGCAACCCTGTAAACAGCACCACAACCTGAAATAGATACAGAGACAGATGGGGAGAGCTACACTGTTCTCTATTAACATAGCCTTATCTCAGGGAGTTGTGGGCCAGGGTTAGAGAGTATATTCTCTGTCGTCACAGTTCACGTCACAGCAAATTCAGACACCGTAGAATCAGATCCGTTTTTTAAATCATCTGCCAGTGACAACATGTGCATTTTATCGGAATATTACGTCAAAGAAACGTGTTGCTATTATTATCTGGCAAAAACTTAGCTTAACTGACAATACAAACAATGGCATAGCTATAATACCTCTATGCACCGCGTGTAAAACAATAGCTATTGATCAGTTTTTAGGCCTCAACTGCAACCAAGGCCTTAATTTAGAGACTACACGATTGTatcttaatttgtttttaatagcaGAAGCTTTGGTCAACAAAATTCAATGTTGACGGCAAATCTCGTCCAGcgccatacaaaactttttcgTTAAAAGACAACTGGGCTGCGCATAATTTGTGTTAGTTACATAAAGTCGCAAAATAGTATGCTTTTTTGGTATGTAccgaatttgaaaataaatctaCTACTCTACACTATAGCGACTTTAGTCTATTTCCAGTTACATAATAACTAAACGCTTACTTCTGCTCTACAAAATGCCGTCGTGTATTTCcatcaataaaacaaatttcCTCCAAAGACATCAGACAGATGTCCGTGCTCTGCACAAAGCAGCTGACCGGAGTTACCTTTGGCTTATTTATGCTCTTCAATTTTCAGCCACGTTTGTGTATAAAACAAGTCTATCAAAACATGTATAtaggctccgcccgcgtggaattcggttatcgcgccctgttccctcggaaaccgtgcatttttccgcgataaaaagtagcccatgtcactctctggcccataaaatatatctatgccaaaaatcacgtcgatccttcgctccgtttcgacatgaaaggcgaaaaaacataaaaaatacacaaacacacacactttcgcatttgtaatattagtatggacgttgatcaaaattcaaatcacgcacattgttttttaaccgatgaaatacatacatacatacgcgtcaaatacataaccctccttcttcgcagtcgggtaaaaatt
This Choristoneura fumiferana chromosome 12, NRCan_CFum_1, whole genome shotgun sequence DNA region includes the following protein-coding sequences:
- the LOC141433474 gene encoding cuticle protein 19-like codes for the protein MWILVVLACAGVGMAAPQYALPGSLYGHAPVLHAPVVHAPVVAEPVSYPKYAFNYGVKDPHTGDIKSQQEERDGDVVKGSYSLVEPDGSTRTVAYSADDHNGFNAVVHKTGHAVHPAPVAVAPHYAAPAIALSPYGLH